In a single window of the Chitinispirillum alkaliphilum genome:
- a CDS encoding Adenylate cyclase: MLLKSILPSKIADRLKQGEVLIADKYNESSILFCDMVKFTSLSRTLEPGDLVILLNKIVTFFDDLSVKYSLEKIIYSCN, translated from the coding sequence GTGCTGCTCAAGAGCATTCTTCCTTCCAAAATTGCAGATCGTTTAAAGCAGGGTGAAGTTCTTATTGCAGACAAGTACAATGAATCATCCATTCTGTTCTGTGATATGGTAAAATTCACCTCACTTTCGAGAACGCTTGAGCCCGGGGACCTTGTAATATTGTTGAATAAAATCGTAACATTCTTTGATGATCTTTCGGTCAAATATTCTCTTGAAAAGATTATTTACTCCTGCAATTAA